A window of Mucilaginibacter sp. PAMC 26640 contains these coding sequences:
- a CDS encoding RNA polymerase subunit sigma-24: MITPPNDHKLEPKKWVKAYADYLYMYAVTRVSNEEQARDLVQETFLAGLQSMRNFAGKSSERTWLTGILKNKIIDVYRKKASGLKTLELINAEGDMADFFREDDGHWKKEHSPKHFGIDNYDPLAGKEFNTILQRCMEKLPALWRTVFMMKHLDDAPTDMVCSELRITASNYWVIIHRAKLNLRACLQKNWL; the protein is encoded by the coding sequence ATGATCACACCTCCCAACGATCATAAGCTGGAACCCAAAAAATGGGTAAAGGCTTATGCAGATTACCTTTATATGTACGCGGTAACCCGTGTTAGCAATGAAGAACAGGCGCGTGATCTGGTGCAGGAGACCTTTTTGGCGGGGCTGCAAAGCATGCGCAACTTCGCCGGTAAAAGCTCCGAGCGTACCTGGCTTACGGGCATATTGAAAAATAAGATCATTGATGTTTACCGTAAAAAGGCATCGGGATTAAAAACCCTGGAGCTGATAAACGCAGAAGGGGACATGGCGGATTTTTTTAGGGAGGATGACGGGCATTGGAAAAAAGAGCACAGCCCCAAACATTTTGGTATAGATAACTATGACCCGCTTGCAGGAAAGGAATTTAACACGATCCTGCAACGATGTATGGAAAAACTGCCGGCCTTATGGCGCACTGTTTTTATGATGAAGCACCTTGATGATGCGCCTACCGATATGGTTTGTTCCGAACTAAGGATAACCGCATCGAATTATTGGGTAATCATCCACCGGGCAAAATTAAATCTGAGGGCCTGCCTTCAAAAAAATTGGTTATGA